One stretch of Chryseobacterium sp. LJ668 DNA includes these proteins:
- the ybeY gene encoding rRNA maturation RNase YbeY, whose product MIQFFYESLPDSVNTDYKKWLEEIILSEEKKVGDINYIFSDDEYLLKINQDYLQHDYYTDIITFDSVKGKTISGEIFVSLQRISDNASTLSKNYDEELRRVLAHGILHLCGYKDKSEAEEQEMRSKEDFYIARYN is encoded by the coding sequence ATGATACAATTCTTTTACGAAAGCTTACCGGATTCTGTGAATACAGATTACAAAAAATGGCTGGAAGAAATTATTCTTTCGGAAGAAAAAAAAGTAGGTGATATCAACTATATATTCTCCGATGATGAGTATTTACTCAAAATCAATCAGGATTATTTACAGCATGACTATTATACCGACATCATTACTTTCGATTCTGTGAAAGGCAAAACAATTAGCGGAGAGATTTTCGTATCTTTGCAACGCATTTCAGACAACGCCTCTACCCTATCCAAAAACTACGATGAAGAATTAAGAAGAGTCTTAGCTCACGGTATTCTTCATTTATGCGGTTATAAAGATAAATCAGAAGCCGAAGAACAGGAGATGCGGAGCAAAGAAGATTTTTATATTGCAAGATATAATTAA
- a CDS encoding patatin-like phospholipase family protein, translating to MKKLLVFLFAFQLLFVQSQVKKGLVIPKNPKIGLSLAGGGAKGFAHVGVLKVLDSLGVKVDYISGTSMGAIVGGLYAAGYTGKDIEKIITDTDFYSLIRDPKSRTESTFFNKSVDKYLLSIPLKNGKINLPSSISSGQKNVYLLKELFKNVSTIEDFSKLPIPFLCVATNLESGNMQIFEKGDLVQSIMASSAFPSLMDPVKIGDSIYIDGAMTVNYPSKPLKDKGIDIVIGVDLNQDLSRREDLNNIISILNQVIDFGIQKDTRRQYKFTDINIKPNLKGMTATSYDDKKKILDSGFVEGLKYADILDQLPKRDFDRLRQAVNPIYSNVYKIDSIDIVGSRIYGKNYVLGKMNLRLPSLQTYGSVNRGIDKLVATNNYRFINYDIVTEDDISYLKLYVTEDDARHFLKFGLHYDEIFKTGLLLNYSAKRLLFKNSNLSLDIVVGDKPRYYLNYFVDNGYIPGFGLYSSGMSFDLKGDNNINVDKWEWLRNEVYIQSIWKDKYAIGTGLSHDYFEAEMNGTNKRYNRFLNPYVFLKSDTQDDKDFPRRGFYLNAEGKVIDLLKSEVEKRVVQVKADIRVNVPISKQFSYHLNLYGGITIGDNLPQFYQYRLGGIFEQNVVNFKTFNGFYFAQLNSSNVAMISNDIQFKFYKNFFLSGNFSFANLSDDISFEDAVKVNYSSLGIMAGYKSPFGQIKFNFSHSLKNNQKGIFSVILGHWF from the coding sequence ATGAAGAAACTCCTTGTTTTTTTATTCGCATTTCAATTGCTATTTGTCCAGTCGCAGGTGAAAAAAGGTTTGGTCATTCCAAAAAATCCAAAAATTGGACTTTCTCTTGCGGGTGGTGGTGCAAAAGGTTTTGCACATGTCGGAGTTTTGAAGGTATTGGATTCCTTAGGAGTAAAAGTTGACTATATCTCAGGAACCAGCATGGGAGCGATCGTTGGAGGCTTATATGCAGCAGGCTATACGGGCAAAGATATTGAGAAAATTATAACTGATACAGACTTCTACTCTTTAATCAGAGACCCAAAATCACGTACTGAGAGCACATTTTTCAATAAATCGGTTGATAAATATCTGCTTTCTATTCCTTTAAAAAACGGAAAGATCAATCTTCCATCTTCAATCAGCTCAGGACAGAAAAATGTGTATTTGCTGAAAGAATTATTTAAAAATGTATCCACAATCGAGGATTTCTCTAAACTTCCCATTCCCTTTTTATGCGTTGCCACTAATTTAGAAAGCGGTAATATGCAAATTTTTGAAAAAGGAGATCTGGTGCAGTCAATCATGGCAAGCTCTGCTTTTCCCTCATTGATGGATCCGGTAAAGATTGGCGATAGCATCTATATTGATGGAGCAATGACCGTCAATTATCCTTCAAAACCTCTAAAAGATAAGGGAATCGACATCGTGATAGGGGTAGATTTAAATCAGGACCTTTCAAGAAGAGAAGATTTAAATAACATCATTTCAATTTTAAATCAGGTAATTGATTTTGGAATCCAAAAAGATACTCGACGTCAGTATAAATTTACCGATATCAATATAAAACCGAATCTTAAAGGAATGACCGCTACTAGCTACGATGACAAGAAAAAAATTCTTGACAGCGGTTTTGTAGAAGGATTAAAATATGCAGACATCTTAGATCAGCTTCCAAAAAGAGATTTTGACCGTTTGAGACAAGCCGTAAATCCTATCTATTCTAACGTTTATAAGATAGATAGCATTGATATCGTAGGAAGCAGAATATATGGTAAAAACTACGTTCTAGGTAAGATGAATCTCAGGCTCCCATCATTACAAACGTATGGCAGTGTAAATAGAGGAATTGATAAGTTAGTAGCCACAAATAATTATCGTTTTATCAATTATGATATCGTAACAGAAGATGATATCAGTTATCTGAAATTATATGTTACAGAAGATGATGCGAGACATTTTCTAAAATTTGGATTGCATTATGACGAAATTTTCAAAACCGGGTTGCTTCTGAACTATTCTGCGAAAAGATTACTCTTCAAAAACTCTAATCTTTCTTTAGACATTGTAGTTGGGGATAAACCTAGATATTACCTCAATTATTTCGTTGATAACGGCTATATTCCGGGATTTGGGCTTTACTCTTCCGGGATGAGTTTTGATTTAAAAGGAGACAATAATATCAATGTTGACAAATGGGAGTGGCTAAGAAATGAAGTGTATATACAATCTATCTGGAAAGACAAATACGCCATCGGAACTGGATTAAGCCATGATTATTTCGAAGCGGAAATGAATGGTACCAACAAAAGATACAATCGTTTTTTGAATCCCTATGTATTTCTGAAAAGTGATACCCAGGACGATAAAGATTTCCCACGAAGAGGATTTTATTTAAATGCTGAAGGCAAAGTCATTGATTTGTTAAAATCTGAAGTTGAAAAAAGAGTTGTACAGGTAAAAGCAGATATCAGAGTAAATGTTCCAATATCAAAACAGTTCAGCTATCACCTTAATTTATACGGAGGGATTACCATTGGCGATAATCTTCCACAATTTTATCAATACAGATTAGGTGGAATATTTGAACAAAATGTTGTGAATTTTAAAACATTCAATGGTTTTTATTTTGCACAGTTAAACAGCAGCAACGTTGCCATGATTTCAAACGATATTCAGTTTAAATTTTATAAAAACTTTTTCCTGAGCGGAAATTTTTCTTTTGCCAATCTTTCAGATGATATCAGTTTTGAAGATGCCGTAAAAGTGAATTACAGCTCATTAGGCATCATGGCTGGCTACAAGTCTCCTTTTGGGCAGATCAAATTCAATTTCAGCCATTCACTTAAAAATAATCAAAAAGGTATATTCAGTGTTATTCTAGGACATTGGTTTTAA
- the mnmG gene encoding tRNA uridine-5-carboxymethylaminomethyl(34) synthesis enzyme MnmG, whose amino-acid sequence MISEIYDVIVVGAGHAGCEAAAAAANLGSKTLLITMNMQTIGQMSCNPAMGGIAKGQIVREIDAMGGYSGIIADKSAIQFKMLNLSKGPAMWSPRTQNDRMLFAEEWRYALENTPNLDFFQDMVKSLLIENNQAVGVVTSLGIKIRSKSIVLTNGTFLNGLIHVGDKQLGGGRMGEPRAFGITEQLVSLGFEAGRMKTGTPPRIDGRSLDYSKMEEQKGDENPGKFSYLDSPKLTKQLSCHIVYTNETVHDVLREGFDRSPMFNGTIQSLGPRYCPSIEDKINRFAERTRHQLFVEPEGWKTVEIYLNGFSSSLPEDVQIKAMKHIPGFENVKVFRPGYAIEYDYFPPTQLKHTLETKLIDNLYFAGQINGTTGYEEAAGQGLMAGINSHNKVHEKDEYILNRDEAYIGVLIDDLITKGTEEPYRMFTSRAEYRLLLRQDNADIRLTEKAYQLGLAKEERLYRVEEKIAKSQELESYLKETSLKPGLINPILEGIESNPVDQAYRASQFLTRPNITLDKLDEIDSIREFTSQYSDEVREQAEVNIKYKGYIEKEKENVAKLNRLENVKIPEDFDYIKISSLSAEAKQKMTKVRPKTLAQAGRISGVSPSDVNVLMVYLGR is encoded by the coding sequence ATGATTTCAGAAATATATGATGTAATTGTAGTAGGTGCAGGTCACGCAGGTTGTGAAGCTGCTGCTGCTGCTGCCAATTTAGGTTCTAAAACCTTATTGATTACCATGAACATGCAGACCATCGGACAGATGAGCTGTAACCCTGCAATGGGAGGTATTGCAAAAGGACAAATCGTAAGAGAAATTGATGCAATGGGCGGTTACTCCGGAATTATTGCGGACAAATCTGCAATACAATTTAAAATGCTTAACCTATCAAAAGGTCCTGCAATGTGGTCTCCTAGAACACAAAATGATCGAATGCTTTTCGCAGAAGAATGGCGTTATGCATTAGAAAATACTCCGAATCTTGATTTCTTTCAGGATATGGTGAAAAGTTTATTGATTGAAAATAATCAAGCTGTAGGCGTAGTTACTTCTCTTGGAATTAAGATCAGATCAAAATCTATAGTTCTTACAAACGGAACCTTTCTTAATGGATTAATCCACGTAGGTGATAAACAATTAGGAGGAGGAAGGATGGGTGAACCGAGAGCTTTTGGTATTACAGAACAATTGGTTTCTTTAGGATTTGAAGCAGGAAGAATGAAGACAGGAACTCCACCTAGGATTGATGGTAGAAGTCTAGATTACTCTAAGATGGAAGAACAGAAAGGAGATGAAAATCCAGGTAAATTCAGCTATTTAGATAGTCCGAAACTGACTAAGCAATTAAGTTGTCATATCGTTTATACCAATGAAACTGTACATGACGTTTTGCGTGAAGGATTTGACAGAAGCCCCATGTTTAACGGTACGATACAGAGTTTAGGGCCAAGATATTGCCCAAGTATTGAAGACAAAATTAATCGTTTTGCAGAACGTACCAGACATCAGCTTTTTGTAGAGCCGGAAGGCTGGAAAACCGTAGAAATCTATCTGAATGGTTTCAGTTCTTCGCTTCCTGAGGATGTTCAGATCAAAGCCATGAAACATATTCCGGGATTTGAAAATGTAAAAGTATTCAGACCTGGCTATGCTATTGAATATGACTATTTCCCTCCTACCCAACTGAAGCATACTTTAGAAACAAAACTGATTGATAATTTATATTTTGCCGGTCAGATTAACGGAACTACAGGATATGAAGAAGCTGCCGGACAAGGTCTGATGGCGGGTATTAATTCTCATAATAAAGTTCATGAAAAGGATGAATATATTCTTAACAGGGATGAGGCTTATATAGGCGTTTTAATCGATGATTTAATTACAAAAGGCACCGAAGAACCTTATAGAATGTTTACCTCCAGAGCTGAATACAGACTGCTGCTAAGACAGGATAATGCAGATATCAGATTGACCGAAAAAGCGTATCAGCTAGGTTTGGCAAAAGAAGAAAGATTGTACAGAGTTGAAGAAAAAATTGCTAAAAGCCAGGAACTGGAATCCTATCTTAAAGAAACCTCTTTAAAACCAGGATTGATCAATCCCATATTAGAAGGCATTGAAAGTAACCCAGTAGATCAAGCTTACAGAGCATCTCAGTTTCTTACAAGACCTAATATAACTTTAGATAAATTAGATGAGATCGATTCTATCAGAGAATTTACTTCTCAATATAGCGATGAAGTAAGAGAACAGGCTGAAGTCAATATCAAATATAAAGGCTACATTGAAAAAGAAAAAGAAAATGTAGCAAAACTAAATAGACTCGAAAATGTGAAAATTCCCGAAGATTTCGACTATATTAAAATATCAAGTCTTTCTGCAGAAGCTAAGCAAAAAATGACGAAAGTGAGACCTAAAACATTAGCTCAAGCCGGCAGAATCAGTGGTGTTTCACCGTCTGATGTCAACGTTTTAATGGTATATCTAGGTAGATAG
- a CDS encoding bifunctional UDP-N-acetylmuramoyl-tripeptide:D-alanyl-D-alanine ligase/alanine racemase: protein MNYTIQQIADITDTEVIGDKYLSIKNIAFDSRIIYSTKHTAFVAINTKKNSGEKFIESAIDRGINVIISEHHYPQFENVTWIIVKNSIEFLQKLAQFHFEHSKIQSIGITGSNGKTILKEWLYQCLWNEFPTVKSPKSFNSQIGLPLSLLQINSAHQLGIFEVGISMPDEMQRLENIFHPQIGLLTHIGTAHAANFTSEEDLIDEKLKLFKDSEVIIFNGDNQIVFNKINSLYSGKKLISYGFDEANDVRIKNNNSKNENVVVQYLGEEIIFPVHQRDEATLINALALITVLKQLKISNEKIVDKINSLKAVEMRLEAIEGIKNNIIINDSFNLDLDSLKTSLQFLNEYKKAKKSLVLTDIIGVNANSKELYGEVSELVNDQNFDTVFLIGEKITQFKYLFKSKTFTFIDAQELIDNKHLTEIENQIILLKGARKFQIEKLKDLLELRKHDTVLEVNLNAILHNINYHKSLLKPTTKMMAMVKANAYGLGSYEISEFLQHHHIDYLGVAYADEGVELRKKGITTPIVVMNPEQHSYDAIIQYNLEPEIYSLRVLELFYDSVQKSGFDKKYPIHIKLETGMHRLGFKEYELDQLIQSLVHKNLTIQSVFSHLSSSDIPDEKEFTMKQLKIFEKNSSYLIEKLNNRPFRHILNSSGITNYTDYQYDLVRIGIGMLGESSDFEIQKQLQSTVSFKTVISQISLVENGESVGYSRKYKTDHLTKIATIPVGYADGIPRLIGNEVGNVGIHKTLVPIVGNICMDMMMINVDSVSNVKEGDTVTVFNSKPSLKEFAGYCKTITYEVLTSISPRVKRIYIKD, encoded by the coding sequence ATGAATTATACAATACAGCAAATTGCAGACATTACTGATACGGAAGTTATTGGAGATAAATATTTATCAATCAAAAACATAGCTTTTGACAGCAGAATTATTTACTCAACTAAACATACTGCGTTTGTTGCAATCAATACAAAAAAAAATTCTGGTGAAAAGTTTATAGAATCGGCTATAGACCGAGGAATTAATGTGATTATTTCTGAACACCATTATCCGCAATTTGAAAATGTAACATGGATTATTGTTAAAAATTCTATTGAATTTCTTCAAAAGTTAGCTCAATTTCATTTCGAACACTCAAAAATACAATCCATCGGAATTACCGGTAGCAATGGTAAAACAATTCTTAAAGAATGGCTCTATCAATGCTTATGGAACGAATTTCCAACGGTAAAAAGCCCGAAAAGCTTTAATTCGCAGATTGGTCTTCCTCTTTCTTTGCTGCAAATAAATTCAGCTCACCAGCTAGGAATTTTTGAAGTAGGTATTTCAATGCCTGATGAAATGCAGAGATTGGAAAATATTTTTCATCCACAAATTGGATTGCTGACTCATATTGGTACCGCTCATGCAGCCAATTTCACATCTGAAGAAGATTTAATTGATGAAAAATTGAAGCTTTTTAAAGATTCTGAGGTCATTATTTTTAATGGAGACAATCAAATAGTTTTCAATAAAATAAACAGCCTGTATTCAGGTAAAAAATTAATCTCATACGGATTTGATGAAGCTAACGATGTTCGTATTAAAAACAATAATTCAAAAAACGAAAATGTCGTTGTACAATATCTGGGTGAAGAGATCATATTCCCTGTTCATCAAAGAGATGAAGCCACTTTGATCAATGCTTTGGCACTGATAACGGTTTTGAAACAGCTGAAAATCAGCAATGAAAAAATTGTGGATAAAATCAATTCTTTGAAAGCTGTAGAGATGCGCTTGGAAGCCATTGAAGGAATTAAAAACAATATCATTATCAATGATTCCTTTAATTTAGATCTGGATTCTTTAAAGACCTCCTTACAATTTCTTAATGAATATAAAAAAGCGAAAAAATCTCTGGTGTTAACTGATATTATTGGCGTCAATGCCAATTCTAAGGAGTTGTATGGAGAAGTTTCAGAATTAGTCAATGACCAAAATTTTGACACTGTCTTTCTAATTGGTGAGAAAATTACTCAATTTAAGTATTTGTTTAAATCTAAAACATTTACTTTTATTGATGCCCAGGAATTGATTGATAATAAACATCTTACAGAAATTGAAAATCAAATCATTCTTTTAAAAGGTGCAAGAAAGTTTCAGATTGAAAAACTGAAGGATCTGCTCGAACTCAGAAAACATGATACGGTTTTAGAGGTCAATTTAAACGCTATACTTCATAATATTAATTATCATAAATCTTTGCTGAAACCTACAACCAAAATGATGGCAATGGTAAAAGCAAATGCTTACGGATTAGGAAGCTATGAAATATCTGAGTTTTTACAGCATCACCATATTGATTATCTGGGAGTTGCTTATGCAGATGAAGGGGTTGAGCTTCGGAAAAAAGGAATCACCACCCCCATTGTGGTGATGAATCCTGAACAGCATAGTTATGACGCAATTATCCAGTACAATCTTGAGCCGGAAATTTACAGTTTAAGAGTTTTGGAATTGTTTTATGATTCAGTACAGAAATCAGGATTTGATAAGAAATACCCGATTCATATCAAACTTGAAACCGGAATGCATCGCCTTGGGTTTAAAGAATATGAGCTGGATCAGCTGATCCAAAGTTTAGTACATAAAAACTTGACAATTCAGAGTGTTTTCAGTCATCTATCTTCCTCGGATATTCCGGATGAGAAGGAATTTACAATGAAACAGCTAAAGATATTTGAAAAAAACTCAAGTTATTTAATTGAAAAATTAAATAATCGCCCGTTCCGCCATATTTTAAATTCCTCAGGAATCACTAATTATACTGATTATCAGTATGACTTGGTAAGAATTGGAATTGGAATGCTAGGAGAATCATCCGATTTTGAAATTCAGAAGCAGCTGCAGTCAACAGTCAGCTTTAAAACGGTTATTTCGCAGATTTCTTTAGTAGAGAACGGAGAATCTGTAGGTTACAGCCGAAAATATAAAACAGATCATTTAACAAAAATTGCAACTATTCCTGTAGGTTATGCAGACGGAATACCAAGATTAATCGGAAATGAGGTTGGAAATGTAGGAATTCATAAAACTCTTGTTCCAATCGTTGGAAATATTTGTATGGATATGATGATGATTAATGTCGACAGTGTCTCAAACGTAAAAGAAGGTGATACCGTCACGGTTTTTAATTCAAAACCAAGTCTCAAAGAATTTGCAGGGTACTGCAAAACAATCACCTATGAAGTTTTAACCTCAATTTCTCCTCGTGTGAAACGGATTTATATAAAAGATTAA